The Maniola jurtina chromosome 25, ilManJurt1.1, whole genome shotgun sequence genomic sequence tagtTATTGGAGAACACATAActtactcaataaaatttttgtccTACTTTAATCACTTAATGAATGGTAACCTATTCATCTCTAACATTGTAAGTAAGTGTTGCTTTGTtagcaataatatgataagtaCATTAAGGCTCTTACACATTATCCCCCGACACTATAGTATACTTATTTTGTTCATTTGCTCCCCTCATAACTCATAAACAatgtttttttagaataataatttagcgTACCTATACTTACATGAAAATGTTAATAGGAAAGTGTGATCATGAAGAAGacaagattaaataaaaatgaaaattatttattcagaatAGGTAACATGTTACGCTCACtgatattcaaattttttaatttgtaagatGACGTGattgtgataattaattacatacttaaaacaaaagcgatgagggttccaaacgcgcccaagtctgagaagagcccacaacaaactcagcctttTAAGCCAGATTAAAAACCATCCTGCTTTAtactgaattattattattgtcagatATTATCTGGTGAATCTCAGCATATTGATTTGTATCATCATTCATAATAGAGCGAGTGATAGTGTAAAGGGACCTTTACGGAAATTTCATGACAAATCATTTTTGCTTTATTTAAACAATCAAGCGAGATGTTAAAGCATCATTGTGTTATCCTGAAGCAAGGAATCTGGTGGATACTGAAATGTAAGTTAATATcatatttattctttatttttaatggtttttttctCATCTTCGATATTATAATTTCGAGCAATCAAGGTACGTTCATGGGCACCTAAATTGAGAATACTTGCAGTATTcaattgattataataataatagtaagttATTTATGCGTATGTAACCTTGTCGGTCTAATGGTTagctgggttcgattcccggatcTTACTGATACCTACATTAAGAATACTTCCAGTATTCAAttgattgttataataatactgTTTTTATGTGTGTACATGTAACTTTGCCGGCCAAATGATTAGCTGACTTGAATagttcccgggttcgattctcgggtttatttttgttaataataataataatacttatgttATTTGTGTTTACGTAACCTTGTCGGGCAAATGGTTAACTGGCTTGAATATAGTCCTAGGTTCGATTCTCGGGTCCTACCGATACCTATCCTATATTACGATATCCTACCTATTAAGAATACTTCCAGTATTcgattgattttgataataatatgttttatgtgTGTACATGTAACTTTGTCGGTCAAATGATTAGCTGGCTTGAATAGTCCCGAGTTCAATTCTCGGGTCCTACCGATACTCATATTAAGAATACTTCCAGTATTcgattgattttgataataatatgtttttatggTGTGACCATGTAACTTTGTCAGTCAAATGATTAGCTGGCTTGAATatagtcccgggttcgattctcgggtcCTACTGACACTCATATTAAGAATACTTCCAGTATTcgattgattttgataataatatgtttttatggTGTGACCATGTAACTTTGTCGGTCAAATGATTAGCTGGCTTGAATAGTAAGCATTAAGTGTTATAAGATATTTTTGTCAAGTTTATATTAATACCTAGTCACATTTGAATACATACTTGCTAAATAAtctaatttatgttttttttttatattacaggTCACGACAGAGTGCTGAAACGTTGTTCCCATCAGAAGATGAGTCGCCGCAGCCTTCGCCGCAGCTTGAGCCTGAAAAGAAATCCAAGAAAAGGACACATGACAAATTAAAAACCGGTGAACCATCAAGTCCCACACCGACGCGTGTTGCGAAGAAATCAATGAAGTCCATCATCAATCCCATCGCACCGCCACCAAAAAAGATCACTGCATACGATCTTTTCGGCACAGATAGTGAAGATGATGAGACTGAAGAGACCTCTACACCTACAGCTGCGGGTAAAAAAATACAGCCTTTAGTTTCGTATTTAACAAGAAGACTGGCTAACGGTCATTCAAGACAATCTTTCGAGGATAAGACAGGAACGCACTTCATCGACCTGAAAGTGTACCGATGTGATGAGGTCGAAAATGTCCAGCCCGTAAATAGATGGCGTCATGCCATCATATGTGTTAAAAACCGCACGAATGAAGATACTGAGGCATGGCGCCACTTAACAAACTTCATCATTGCGACACGAAAAGAGTATAAAAAGTGCACTCCCACTTTTATCAGCAACTATTATTAGAAATTATTCCACTACGTCACACaatattcttttgaaaaattgtattgtcacatattttatgaaattaataaacttgtataatgttgttgtttttttttacagtcaCCCCTGCACCAAAGCTAAGTCAGGTCAGCTTGGTGAGATGTGAAAATTGTCACGTTGATATACCTGAAAATAGATATCAATATCACTTAAGAACTAATTTACATAAGTCGAATTGTTTATTGAATACCAAATATAATAACATTGAAGTAATTTcaacagctttcaaaaatagaataataagtTATAAATTAAGTCCTTTTGAGGAGTACCTCACACCCGAATCGTTCCTAATAGATAACGAGAaatatgttattaaaattataaacaactCTTTGAAAAGATTTCAAAGTGTTAAATTAAACTTCGagctttttgttttcttttatctcTCTAAAACAGGAGAAAAACAGCTGAAGTCATTTAACACAAAATATAGTATCATATCTAAAGGTACTGATGTTCatgaattatatttaaaaacaattaatacgtttgaaaaaaaaatatctgaattTCAACATCGCGAATCTGGCTGGACTTGCGAATCAATGAGTCATCtagaaataaacataaataagtaTTCTCCTTTCAGGGGTGGCTCTTACATAGCTCTTCCGAGTGtagttaaaaatactaaaagttgCATAAATATACGCAACAATGACAATCATTGTTTTTTATGGTCTATAGTTGCTGCATTATttccacaaaataataatgtttgtaGAACTAGTTCGTATCCACATTACTCAAAAGTACTAAATATAGATGGTAATATGTCATTTCCACCATCATATaaagatattaaaatgtttgagAAAATAAATGAACTGAGTATTAACGTTTATGGATTGgataataaacataatgtaaCTGGTCCTTTGTATATAACTACAGCAAGAAAAAGTAACCATATAAATTTGCTGTACATTCAGAGGAATGGTAAAGGTCATTactgtttaataaaaaatcttttgaagCTGGTAAAACGACAAGTAACTAATCACACAAGTAACATGTATTTGTGTGAGTTATGCTTACAGACTTTTAccagtaaaacaaaatatacttctCACAATTGTAATGAAATATTGACTGAATTACCAGCGaaaaatagttatttacaatttaaaaactatgaaaggcaacaaaaaattaattttattatttatgctgACTTTGAAAGTATTCTAATGAAGTGTAACGAAAATAAATCTGAGAATACTCGATTATATGAAATGCACCAACCGTCTTGTTTTGGTTACTATATTTGCTGTTCTCATgaacctaaattaaataaatatgttacaTACAAAGGATCagattgtgtgcaagtatttgtaaaatatttaatagatgATATTCAAGAAATCTATCGCATATTATCTAAGAAATTACCTATGACACCGTTAACATTGGAACAAGAAattagctttgaaaatgctacAAATTGCTATATTTGTAATAATTTACTTCTTGATGATAAAGTACGTGATCATGACCATATCACTTCAGAGTACCGTGGCCCTGCACATTCttattgtaatttaataaatagggTGTGTTCATTcgtgcctgtggtttttcatAACTTGGCGGGCTAtgattgccatctttttattacGGAGTTAGCAAAATACGacggttattttaaaataataccaaAATCGAAAGAGAAATATATTACTGTAAcgaaagtattaaaaaataaatatagttgtTCATTtcctattcaaataaaatttatagattCTTTTCAATTCCTCAATTCAAGCCTAGATGTATTATCTAAAAATTTACACGAAAAagattttgttaatttatccagagaatttcaaaataaagacCAATTGAAGTTGCTACTTCAAAAAGGTGTTTACCCTTACGAGTATATGGATTCTATTGAAAAATATGAAGAAACTGCTCTTCCTTCAAAGGATTGTTTTTACAATAGTTTGAAAGGTGAACATataaatgatgatgaatacAAACATGCTCAAAGTGTATGGAATCTATTTTCTATTAAATCCTTGAATGAATACACAGATTTATATCTAAAAACAGATGTATTTCTTCTTTGCGatatatttgaaaattttagaaatACTTGTTTACGACATTATAAACTTGATCCGGCTTATTATGTCACCGCTTCAAGTTTAACCTGGGATGCGATGTTATTATATACAGGTATCCGCTTAGAATTAATTAGTGACCTGGAGATAtatgaatttttagaaaaaggaatACGTGGAGGATTAGCCCAGTGTTCTCTTCGTAACGCTGtagctaataataaatatctgtCAGATTTCGATGATTCTCAACCATCAACTTACTTGATATACCTCGACTGCAATAACTTATATGGTTATGCAATGACTAAAAAGCTTCCTATATCTGACTTCCGACTGTTATCCACGACCGAAATTGATAACTTAGACATTGCAAACATATCAAATGAATCAGATTTTGGATATATTTTGGAAGTGGATTTAGCATATCCTGAGTACTTACATAATGCGCACAGTGATTTACCTTTTGCGGTAGAAAAATTCACTCCTCCGGGAGGTAAAAACCCAAAATTAATAGCAAATTTGTatgataaatttaaatatgtgaTACATTACGTTCATTTAAAAGAATGCTTGAAGAATGGGCTTATTATACGAACAATTCATCGTGTTCTAACTTTTAGACAACAAAACTTTCTACAAAAATACATTGACTTAAATACTCGATTACGCCAAGCATCATCATCTGATTTTGAGAAGGATTTTTTCAAGCTTCTAAATAATGCTATATTTGGAAAAACTATTGAAAATAAGAGGAAACAGGTTAATATTAAGTTAGTAACCAAGTGGAATGATAACAACAATAAAACTAACAAACAGCTCAGTGCCGAAAAGTTGATTGCgaaacctaatttaaaaaatattacagttTTCTCCGAAGACTTAGTTGCAATTCATCTGAGTCCGGAAAAAATAATACTTGACAGACCTATATATATCGGTTTCACGGTTCTGGAATATGCAAAACAACACTTATATAAATTTCACTATgactttattaaaaacaaatatcgaAATAAAGTACGACTTTGTTATACTGACACAGAtagtcttttatattttataaaaaccgaaGATTTTTATAAAGATATGAAAGATGAAATAACAAATTTTGACACTAGTAATTTTGATGTGAATAATTGCTGTAATATGCCTAGAGTTAATGCGAAAATTCCGGGTCTATTTAAAGATGAACTTGGAGGTGAAATCATCACTGAGTTCACTGGATTGAGAGctaagctttattgtattaacagTAAAAAGATCCaaattaaaaaggcaaaaggtgTATCTAAATCTGTAACAAAACGATTAAAGTTAAAACATTACAATAGCACTTTAAACAGCGACGTTAAtttcaaaagtaaaatgaacatgataaaatcgattaaacatgTATTATATTCTcaagaagtaaataaagtagttttgaataaaactgatgataaaagacaaatacTTTCAAACCAAATTGAAACCTTACCTTGGGGTCATTGCAAgacaatattttgaattttaagatttaaatgtaaaattacaaATGTTAGAATTAAAAGGTTTATTACCATAATTTTATGCTATTCTGTGATTCCAGATTATATTAAGTATGattgtttaatatttatacttCGTATGATACTATTGACGAATCAATATATTATGAATAAGAGCACaatcacttgttttattttgagaATACTTATGGTTTATTTATAGACggattcaaataaataaattataggtccaaaattatttctatatatttttattttttaagatggAATACTGAAAGAGACAAtgctataatttaattttttatcgttTACCTATAAAAAGCATTGCACAAGATATATTAATCAAATGATACAATGAAATTGATTAAACAGGATCTTTCATTggaaataaatactttagatAAGATACTCGAAAACAAGTTATGTGTAAAACATAGCGAACTGTTGCCAAATTCTATTCGTTGTATCATTTGCGGGCCATCTAATTGCGGGAAAACGAATGTTATGCTTAGTTTATTATTACATACAAATGGACTAAAGTTTAGAAATATATATCTTTATTCCAAAACAGcatttcaaccaaaatacaaatttttgagtgTTGTTCTCAAAAGCATTCCAgaagtaaatttttttgtttttgaagacAATAACATTATTCATCCTAACGAAGCTTTATCAAACTCGATTATTATATTCGATGACGTTGTCTGTGAAGATCAAACCAACATACGTAATTATTTTGCCATGGGAAGACATAAGCAACTTGATTGTTTCTACTTGACACAAACGTACTCTAAGATTCCTAAACAATTGTTACGTGACAACGCGAATTTCCTAATTTTATTCAAGCAAGATGATGTCAATCTAAAACATATATTTGATGAGCATATTAATTCAGATATGTCTTGGTTTAAATTTAAAGATCTCTGTGCAATGGTGTGGAGGAAACCTTACgattttttagttattaataaagATTGTTCTATAAACAAA encodes the following:
- the LOC123878132 gene encoding uncharacterized protein LOC123878132; this translates as MSRQSAETLFPSEDESPQPSPQLEPEKKSKKRTHDKLKTGEPSSPTPTRVAKKSMKSIINPIAPPPKKITAYDLFGTDSEDDETEETSTPTAAGKKIQPLVSYLTRRLANGHSRQSFEDKTGTHFIDLKVYRCDEVENVQPVNRWRHAIICVKNRTNEDTEAWRHLTNFIIATRKEYKKCTPTFISNYY